The following are encoded in a window of Pelecanus crispus isolate bPelCri1 chromosome 6, bPelCri1.pri, whole genome shotgun sequence genomic DNA:
- the LRRC4C gene encoding leucine-rich repeat-containing protein 4C, with product MLNKMTLHPQQIMIGPRFNRALFDPLLVVLLALQLLVVAGLVRAQTCPSVCSCSNQFSKVICVRKNLRDVPDGISTNTRLLNLHENQIQIIKVNSFKHLRHLEILQLSRNHIRTIEIGAFNGLANLNTLELFDNRLTTIPNGAFVYLSKLKELWLRNNPIESIPSYAFNRIPSLRRLDLGELKRLSYISEGAFEGLSNLRYLNLAMCNLREIPNLTPLVKLDELDLSGNHLTAIRPGSFQGLMHLQKLWMIQSQIQVIERNAFDNLQSLVEINLAHNNLTLLPHDLFTPLRLERIHLHHNPWNCNCDILWLSWWIKDKAPSNTACCARCHTPPSLKGRYIGELDLNYFTCYAPVIVEPPADLNVTEGMAAEMKCRASTSLTSVSWITPNGSVMTHGAYRVRIAVLSDGTLNFTKVTVQDTGLYTCMVSNSVGNTTASATLNVTALDNPGYTYFSTVTVETVEPSQDEAQTTEQVGPTPVTNWETTNMTTSLTPHSTRSTEKTFTIPVTDANNGIPGIDEVMKTTKIIIGCFVAITLMAAVMLVIFYKMRKQHHRQNHHAPTRTVEIINVDDELTGDTPIESHLPMPAIEHEHLNHYNSYKSPFNHTTTVNTINSIHSSVHEPLLIRMNSKDNVQETQI from the coding sequence ATGTTGAACAAGATGACCTTACATCCACAGCAGATAATGATAGGTCCTAGGTTTAACAGGGCCCTATTTGACCCCCTGCTTGTGGTGCTGTTGGCTCTTCAGCTTCTTGTGGTGGCTGGTCTAGTGAGGGCTCAAACTTGCCCTTCtgtctgctcctgcagcaaccAGTTCAGTAAAGTGATTTGTGTACGGAAAAATCTGAGAGACGTGCCAGACGGCATCTCCACCAACACCCGGTTACTCAATCTCCATGAGAACCAGATCCAAATCATTAAAGTTAATAGCTTCAAGCATCTGAGGCACCTAGAaatcctgcagctcagcaggaaTCACATCAGAACAATTGAAATAGGGGCTTTCAATGGTCTGGCCAACCTCAACACTTTGGAACTCTTTGACAATCGTCTGACCACTATCCCAAATGGGGCTTTTGTATACCTGTCAAAACTGAAGGAACTGTGGTTGAGAAACAACCCCATTGAGAGCATCCCTTCTTATGCTTTTAACAGAATCCCTTCTCTCCGGAGGTTGGATCTGGGGGAATTGAAAAGGCTTTCATACATCTCAGAAGGTGCCTTTGAAGGTCTGTCCAACTTGAGGTATTTGAACCTTGCCATGTGCAATCTTCGAGAGATTCCTAACCTCACCCCACTTGTAAAACTGGATGAGTTAGATCTTTCTGGGAATCACCTGACTGCCATCCGGCCAGGTTCTTTCCAAGGGTTAATGCATCTTCAGAAATTGTGGATGATACAGTCCCAGATTCAAGTGATAGAAAGGAATGCTTTTGATAACCTTCAGTCACTTGTAGAGATCAATCTGGCACACAACAATCTAACACTACTGCCTCATGACCTGTTCACACCACTCCGCCTAGAAAGGATCCACTTGCATCACAATCCTTGGAACTGCAACTGTGATATCCTTTGGCTTAGCTGGTGGATTAAAGACAAGGCTCCCTCCAATACTGCATGCTGTGCCCGTTGCCACACACCTCCCAGTTTAAAAGGAAGGTACATTGGTGAACTGGACCTGAATTACTTCACGTGTTATGCTCCAGTCATAGTGGAGCCACCAGCAGACCTCAACGTCACAGAAGGCATGGCTGCAGAGATGAAATGCCGGGCATCAACCTCCTTGACCTCTGTATCTTGGATTACTCCAAATGGATCTGTTATGACACATGGGGCATACAGAGTTCGGATTGCTGTGCTCAGTGATGGCACATTAAATTTTACAAAGGTAACTGTGCAAGACACGGGTTTGTATACATGCATGGTGAGTAACTCTGTTGGGAATACCACAGCTTCTGCCACACTGAATGTGACTGCCCTGGATAACCCTGGTTACACATACTTTTCAACTGTCACAGTAGAGACTGTGGAACCTTCTCAGGATGAGGCACAGACTACAGAGCAGGTTGGGCCCACACCAGTTACCAACTGGGAGACCACTAACATGACAACCTCACTCACTCCACATAGCACAAGATCAACAGAAAAAACGTTTACCATTCCTGTGACGGACGCAAACAACGGGATCCCAGGAATAGATGAGGTTATGAAGACTACCAAAATCATAATTGGTTGTTTTGTGGCTATCACTCTCATGGCTGCTGTGATGCTGGTAATTTTCTACAAAATGAGGAAACAGCATCACCGGCAGAACCATCATGCTCCAACACGGACTGTAGAGATCATTAATGTGGATGATGAGCTTACAGGTGACACACCCATAGAGAGTCACTTGCCCATGCCAGCAATAGAGCATGAGCACCTAAACCACTATAACTCTTATAAGTCTCCTTTCAACCACACAACAACAGTTAACACAATAAATTCAATACACAGTTCAGTGCATGAACCGTTATTGATCCGAATGAACTCAAAAGACAATGTACAAGAGACTCAAATCTAA